From a single Apium graveolens cultivar Ventura chromosome 2, ASM990537v1, whole genome shotgun sequence genomic region:
- the LOC141696036 gene encoding uncharacterized protein LOC141696036, whose amino-acid sequence MDKSWISKDRDSLEFEIGVEEFLIFAEENCKDPKRIPCPCGRCVNFKKFSTKIIRGHIYDHGFSLGYVNWIWHEEKSTRSTRSPIGSTRPASDQPIEHFIASKTVEVCEAAFNSGNYDKDSYDFQRFVVDAEQPLFEGSECTKLESMLKLHNWKARFGISDTAFTELLSSVGSILPKDNVLPPNAYEAKKTLSDLGLVYLKIHSCPNDCILYRSIHSDASQCPHCKLLRWKVRKNGQLRVNVPAKVMWYFPIIPRFKRLFKSPSTAELMTWHANQRINDDKMRHPTDSPSWRNIDYRWPAFGSESRNIRLALSADGINPHTNGLVNRYTYWPVVLVTYNLPSWLCMKRKFMMLSVLVPGPHEPGNNIDVYLQPLIDDLKKLWEEGEPNVYDAYSKSYFTLKAILLWTINDFPAYGNLSGCVNKGYKSCPICGDNTMVKYLSHNRKMCFQGHRRYLPRHHPYRRQKAAFNEQQELGNACQPLSGEEVLARQERIDFCFGKEVKKSKKVECPWKKKSVFFELEYWKYHHVRHCLDVMHIEKNMGDNLLGTLLNMRKSKDSEAARRDMIDMGVRHDLAPQVGEKKTYLPPSPFTLSKVEKKKVLNSFLSMKLPSGHGSNIKNYVSMSDLKIYGLKSHDCHILLQQLLPVDIRSVLPKNVRVTIIRLCFFFNALCSKVVDVSKLDKLQSDVIITLCDLEKIFPSSFFDVMLHLIVHLVLEVCLCGPVFYRWMYAFERFNKVLKSYVRNRYYPEGCMAESYLKEESVEFCTEFMSQTCTTAGIPVEQGKQSGPLSAAIIKVVEEKERDEAHLHVLQNNDEVYPYIVMHKEYLDEIYRGKKKSVHWLMGEHNRLFADWFEKKVSSEMKGNPDAVSETIRWLAGKPSFSVLTYQGFSVNGVRYFTKDRDDARVVQNSGVSVVAKAVQVSSAKDLNPIESDMTFYGIILEVWELDYHEFKAPLFLCKWAENDKGIKIDDLGFTLVDFNRQGHKKDKYVSVDQVNQVFYIKDLVDPTWSTSTTRDYQELYNDDDLGDTIMEHPPFCSNIPASDVTNEEVAHSIRPNVEGIWVKK is encoded by the exons ATGGATAAGTCGTGGATATCGAAAGATAGGGATTCTTTAGAATTTGAAATTGGCGTCGAAGAATTCTTGATTTTCGCTGAAGAAAATTGTAAAGATCCTAAAAGAATTCCTTGTCCATGTGGTCGATGtgtgaattttaaaaaattctcaaCCAAAATCATAAGGGGACATATCTACGATCATGGTTTTAGTTTGGGGTATGTTAATTGGATTTGGCATGAAGAAAAATCTACTAGGAGTACTAGGTCTCCAATAGGTAGTACACGTCCTGCTTCAGACCAACCTATAGAGCACTTTATTGCATCAAAAActgttgaagtttgtgaagcggCTTTTAATTCGGGTAATTACGATAAGGATTCATATGATTTTCAGAGGTTTGTTGTTGATGCGGAACAACCGTTGTTTGAGGGCAGCGAGTGCACAAAGTTAGAGTCAATGTTAAAATTGCACAACTGGAAAGCTAGGTTTGGTATTAGTGACACTGCCTTTACTGAGCTGCTCTCTTCAGTTGGCTCGATCCTTCCCAAAGATAATGTGTTGCCTCCTAACGCATATGAAGCGAAGAAAACTTTATCCGATTTAGGTCTAGTGTATTTAAAAATTCATTCGTGTCCCAATGATTGTATACTTTATAGAAGCATACATTCTGATGCTTCTCAGTGTCCTCATTGCAAGCTGTTACGTTGGAAAGTACGGAAGAATGGCCAACTTAGGGTCAATGTTCCAGCCAAGGTCATGTGGTATTTTCCTATAATTCCAAGATTTAAACGATTATTTAAATCTCCCTCTACTGCTGAACTCATGACTTGGCATGCAAATCAACGAATAAATGATGACAAGATGCGACATCCGACCGACTCTCCTTCTTGGAGGAATATCGATTACCGGTGGCCTGCCTTTGGTAGTGAATCTAGGAATATTAGGTTGGCTTTATCAGCGGATGGTATCAACCCGCATACTAATGGGTTAGTCAATCGATATACATACTGGCCAGTAGTGTTGGTAACGTACAATCTTCCTTCGTGGTTATGCATGAAAAGGAAGTTCATGATGTTGTCAGTTTTAGTTCCTGGTCCACATGAGCCGGGAAATAACATCGACGTTTATTTACAACCGTTGATTGATGATCTGAAAAAACTTTGGGAAGAAGGTGAACCAAACGTTTATGACGCCTATAGTAAATCATATTTCACTCTAAAAGCAATTTTATTGTGGACTATAAATGATTTTCCAGCATATGGAAACTTGTCAGGCTGCGTGAATAAGGGTTATAAGAGTTGTCCAATTTGTGGTGACAATACTATGGTTAAATATTTAAGTCACAATAGGAAGATGTGCTTCCAAGGTCATCGCCGTTATTTGCCTAGGCATCACCCTTATAGGAGGCAGAAGGCGGCCTTTAACGAACAACAAGAGTTGGGGAACGCATGTCAACCCCTTTCCGGAGAAGAAGTGTTAGCGCGTCAGGAACGAATTGATTTTTGTTTTGGAAAAGAGGTGAAGAAGTCGAAGAAggtggaatgtccatggaagaaAAAATCTGTTTTCTTTGAGTTAGAATATTGGAAATATCATCATGTTCGCCACTGTCTCGATGTTATGCACATCGAGAAAAATATGGGTGATAATCTGCTTGGGACGTTATTAAATATGCGAAAGTCAAAAGATAGTGAGGCGGCACGTCGTGATATGATTGATATGGGTGTTAGACATGATTTAGCTCCTCAAGTAGGAGAAAAGAAGACCTATCTGCCTCCTTCCCCTTTTACTTTGTCGAAGGTTGAAAAAAAGAAAGTGTTGAACTCATTCTTGTCTATGAAACTTCCTTCTGGACATGGATCAAACATAAAAAATTATGTATCCATGTCTGATTTGAAGATATACGGGCTTAAGTCCCATGACTGCCATatccttctccaacaactccTCCCTGTTGACATTCGATCCGTTCTCCCGAAAAATGTTAGGGTCACAATCATACGACTGTGCTTCTTTTTTAATGCTTTATGCAGCAAAGTTGTCGATGTCTCGAAACTCGATAAATTAcagtcagatgtaataataaccttatgcgaTCTAGAAAAAATATTCCCTTCATCATTTTTTGATGTAATGTTACATCTTATTGTCCACTTGGTCCTAGAAGTGTGTTTATGTGGACCGGTATTTTATAGATGGATGTATGCCTTCGAACGATTCAATAAAGTGCTAAAGAGCTACGTACGAAACCGATATTATCCTGAAGGTTGTATGGCAGAAAGCTACCTTAAAGAAGAATCAGTAGAATTCTGCACAGAATTTATGAGCCAGACTTGTACAACTGCCGGCATTCCAGTTGAGCAAGGCAAGCAATCTGGTCCATTATCTGCCGCGATAATAAAGGTCGTTGAAGAAAAAGAGCGAGATGAGGCTCATCTGCATGTCCTTCAAAACAATGATGAAGTGTATCCCTATATCGT AATGCACAAGGAGTATTTGGATGAAATTTACCGAGGGAAGAAAAAAAGTGTTCATTGGCTCATGGGAGAGCACAATCGGCTATTTGCCGATTGGTTTGAAAAAAAA GTAAGTAGTGAAATGAAGGGAAATCCCGATGCTGTTTCAGAGACGATACGATGGCTCGCTGGAAAACCATcattttctgttttaacttatcAAGGTTTTTCAGTCAATGGAGTCCGATACTTTACGAAAGACCGAGATGATGCGCGGGTTGTTCAAAACAGTGGAGTTTCTGTGGTTGCTAAGGCAGTCCAGGTGTCCAGTGCGAAAGATTTAAACCCCATTGAGAGTGATATGACCTTTTATGGCATAATCTTGGAAGTATGGGAGTTGGATTACCATGAGTTCAAAGCTCCACTCTTCTTGTGTAAATGGGCAGAGAATGATAAAGGCATAAAGATCGACGATCTTGGCTTCACACTTGTGGATTTCAATCGACAAGGCCATAAGAAGGATAAATATGTCTCTGTTGACCAAGTCAACCAGGTGTTTTACATTAAAGATCTGGTTGATCCTACTTGGTCAACTTCCACAACTAGAGACTATCAAGAGTTGTATAACGACGATGATTTGGGTGACACGATCATGGAACATCCTCCCTTCTGCTCTAACATCCCTGCTTCTGATGTGACCAATGAAGAAGTTGCGCATAGTATTAGGCCTAATGTTGAGGGAATTTGGGTTAAAAAATGA
- the LOC141696043 gene encoding zinc finger BED domain-containing protein RICESLEEPER 1-like, translating to MARKMELKFEKYWGETNLVMPIGAVMDPRFKMKLPAFCFPTLYPIASDAETNMSYLLNALNDLYFEYCREEKDANKERNESGVSSSDANFFIEQSETPQGINDYESFIRESGGILEPTKLELEEYLSEKIIAPSSKFDVLARWKGNSAKYPILSKMASDVLSIPISTVASESTFSAGGRVIEPHRSCLKPKIVEVLLCGADWVRELYGLKKLKQEEEKDIIINLD from the exons ATGGCGCGAAAAATGGAATTGAAATTTGAGAAATATTGGGGGGAAACTAACTTGGTAATGCCAATTGGTGCCGTCATGGATCCGCGGTTTAAAATGAAACTTCCAGCTTTTTGTTTTCCTACTCTTTATCCGATTGCAAGTGATGCTGAAACAAATATGTCTTATTTATTGAATGCCTTGAATGATTTGTATTTTGAGTATTGCAGGGAAGAAAAGGATGCTAATAAAGAAAGGAATGAATCTGGGGTGTCTTCTTCTGATGCTAATTTTTTTATTGAACAAAGTGAAACACCTCAAGGGATCAATGATTACGAGAGTTTTATTCGAGAGAGTGGCGGTATACTTGAGCCTACAAAGTTAGAATTGGAGGAGTATTTGAGTGAGAAAATTATCGCTCCAAGTTCAAAATTTGATGTTCTTGCTCGGTGGAAAGGAAACTCAGCAAAATAtccaattttgtccaaaatggcATCTGATGTGTTGAGTATTCCTATTAGCACGGTAGCTTCAGAGTCAACCTTCAGCGCTGGTGGTAGAGTGATTGAACCACATCGCTCTTGTTTAAAACCCAAAATAGTAGAAGTTTTGTTGTGCGGAGCAGACTGGGTTCGTGAATTGTATGGACTGAAAAAATTGAAACAG GAGGAGGAAAAGGATATCATTATAAATTTGGATTAA